The Astyanax mexicanus isolate ESR-SI-001 chromosome 20, AstMex3_surface, whole genome shotgun sequence genome contains a region encoding:
- the fam166b gene encoding LOW QUALITY PROTEIN: protein FAM166B (The sequence of the model RefSeq protein was modified relative to this genomic sequence to represent the inferred CDS: substituted 1 base at 1 genomic stop codon), translating to MEKFPPKFSKTLVTPDPHYIPGYAGYCPQLKYHMGKPYAQLTARLLSAPDVAHSQRLVLQSGRLPPTQTDPGEGPSRSWSGPGRHREXIPGYTGFVPRSQNYFSRTYTEVCRDALYEFESDIKRRIQLTSSDHLPAVNYSLPDFRPPKLNTPLTAISKDPAPFRPANPWKPLGSPYFMPDSSPYKYFISGFTGYVPKSRFLIGTGYPITTNQALIQFGKQMKAGNSAIALKEDDSNLPSINTIYSRHHGIIPSFTGHVPGYRFQYGQTFGQLTNNALANTQR from the exons ATGGAGAAATTCCCACCTAAATTCAGCAAAACTTTAGTGACTCCTGACCCGCATTACATACCAGG GTATGCAGGTTACTGTCCGCAGCTGAAGTATCACATGGGGAAGCCGTATGCGCAGCTGACCGCGAGGCTGCTGTCTGCGCCGGATGTTGCTCACTCTCAGAGGCTGGTCCTGCAGTCGGGACGCTTGCCCCCCACCCAGACCGACCCGGGGGAGGGTCCGAGCCGGAGCTGGAGCGGGCCAGGCAGGCACAGGGAGTGAATACCTGGATACACAG GTTTTGTTCCTAGAAGTCAGAACTATTTCTCGAGGACGTACACAGAGGTGTGTCGAGATGCTCTGTATGAGTTTGAGTCTGATATAAAGAGACGGATCCAACTAACTTCATCTGATCATCTGCCTGCAGTGAACTACAGCCTGCCGGACTTTAGA CCGCCGAAACTAAACACTCCTCTGACCGCCATCTCTAAAGACCCTGCTCCATTCAGACCCGCGAACCCCTGGAAGCCCCTCGGATCTCCGTACTTCATGCCTGACAGCAGTCCATACAAATACTTCATATCAG GTTTTACTGGTTATGTCCCCAAATCCCGATTCCTGATCGGAACCGGCTACCCCATCACCACCAACCAGGCGCTGATCCAGTTTGGGAAGCAGATGAAAGCAGGAAACAGCGCCATCGCCCTTAAGGAGGACGACAGCAACCTACCCTCTATTAACACCATCTATTCCCGACACCACGGCATCATACCCTCCTTTACTGGCCACGTTCCAG